The stretch of DNA GCTGGTGTAAAGGGGCGTGAGCCCGTTGACGTGGCTGTGACGGTCTCCCTAACCCGGTCAGGGGGGGAGAGGTGGAGGGTGGCGGTCTCTGTGAAAGGCATGACAGTCTGCCCCAGCGCCCAGTCGACTATCGCGGAGGCCGAGGGCATCAGCGACCCGTCCAGAGCCCCCAGCCACAGCCAGAAGGTCCTCCTAAAGGGCACTGTTGACACGGGAAAGGTTATGGTACGGATAGAGGACCTAGCCCGAGCCCTTCTCCAGAGCTTCTCGGCCCCTACATTCACGCTACTCAAGAAGCCCCAGGAGGCTAGGCTCATACTGGAGGCGTTCACCCGCCCCATGTTCGTGGAGGACGTAGTCCGGGAGGCTGCATGGAGGATAGCGGCGATACCCTACATACCAGGGGAGGCGTTGCTCCAGGTCGAGGCCGTCAGCCTAGAGAGCATTCACCCCCACGATCTAGTTGCCATGCTTAGGAGTAGGGTTTCCGAGGTGAGAAGCCTCGCATCCAGAAGCGTCTAGAAGCGGCTGCCCAGAGGGGCTTGAGAAGAGAGTTTACTCGAAGCCCTGGTACTGGGGCTGCCGCGGAGTAGACTGTAGAGACGCGGGCGGCGGCTTCACCCTGGTCACCGGCGTAGAGTGTGATGAGCCGTTGACGGCGATAGCATACCATGGGATTGTCGACGCGGAGTCTCAGAGGGAGGTTATGGAAGCACTGTTAAGGGGGGCCGCCGGCCTCGATGTCGAGTGCACCCACCCAATAGTATCGGTGGAGGAGGTTTCACTCGAGGGTGCCGGGCCCCGGAGCTTGTCGTACAGGCTACTATCAAGGCCCTACGGCCTCCTCGCGGCGAAGGTTTACAGGAGGCCCCCTCCAGTTGATAGGGAGTGGCTGCTTCTCAGGTTCCTAGCTGCATCCAGCCTCCCCTTAGTGCCCCGCCCCCTCTGCAGGGCGTCCCTAGAGGGTAGGACCTACATGGTCGTACACGAGTATGTGGAGGGGGTTCCCGCCGCTACTCTCTTCATCGAGGCTGCTAAGCAGAGCTTGAAAACCGGTGTGGCTACAGTCCCCTCGGAGGCGGGGGCCCTGGGGGTTGCTGTGGCCGCTATCCACTCGGCCCTGGCATCGTGCAGGGAGTCGTGGTGCATGCCGGAGGAGCCCACGGAAGCTATGGTGGAGAGGTGGATGAGCAGGCTCGCAATACGGGCCTCCATGATAGAGGACCTAGCCAGGGGGCTGCCTGCCGATGAGGCTAGGATAGTCTACGACGCGGCCTCCGCCCTACGGCAGCTACACCAGAGGGAGTGGAGGGGGCTCCTAGGAGGCGTGGCGATGCAGACGCACGGGGACCTCCACCTCTACCAGGTCCTGGTTTCCCGGAGCGGGAGGATAGTGGTGACCGACTTCGAGGGGGAACCCTCACGCCAGCCAGCTGGGGCTATGGAGAAGGAGCATCCAGAGAGGGATCTGGCTGCACTCCTCAGGAGCCTGGACTACGCCAGCGTGCTGGCTGCCCAGGCTCTGGGGGGGAGGACGGTCGAGTCTGCCATAGAGACGGCGAGGGGGGAGCTCAGGGGCTGGGTTGAGGCTAGCTACAGGATAGTCGAGGCCAGCTACGTTGACACGCTATCAAGAGCCGGGCTGCCCGGCGAGGTTAGCAGGGAGAGGCTTGCGTTTTGGCTGGTAGAGAGGGCCAGCTACGAGATCGTCTACGAGCTGAAGTACAGGACGGGCTACCATTTGATACCCGCCACCGCCCTGTTGGAGGCTCTGGAGGGCGGTCTGGATTGGCTGGCCCGATAGTCCCCCGCGCCGTCTACAAAGACCTCATACCGCGGGGCCTTAGGAGGGTCTCGGTGGCAACTCTAGGCGGGCGGGAGAGCTTCGACATAGAGTACTATGTGGTCGAGGTTAGGGGCCTGATAGCCCACAAGCCTCCAACGCCAGATGCAGAGCTTATAGGTGTCGAAGTGGGTCTTGAGATAGCGCCCAGGCCTTGGGTGGAGATGTGCAGATGGCACAGCGGCCCTCTGGACAGGCCGGACGACCCCCTCTCCAGGATATACTGCACTAGCCCCGCCCAGGGCTTCTGCAGGCAGCATAGGAGGAGCGAGAGAGCCCTCTACGACGAGTGCTTCGGCTCCCAGGGGGAGAGGGGGCTGTGGGCTTGCAAGGCCCTGGACGAGACGGCTTCTATGGAGTACGCCGTCTACCTGACGGCCTTCTACAGCCCCTCCGCCCCTGTCAAGGTCGGGGTCACCAGGAGGTTTAGGCTCCTGGAGAGGGTGGCTGAGCAGCCCCACATAGCAGCGACCGCGGTAGCCTTCCTCGACAGCGCCTACAAAGCAAGGCTCCTCGAGATAGAGATCGGCAGGAGAGGCATAGCAAGGCAGTCGACGAGGAAGACAAGAATCGCGAGATATATCAGGAGGATGGAGCCCCTTATAGCCCTTAGGAGGGCGGCGGAGGAGGCCTCAAGCCTTGCGGGGGAAAACTGGGGCGGAAAGCTCTTCGCCATCGAACCCCCCGGGAGCATCTCAGACCCCGCGCAACCTAGGCCGGGGCTCAAATTCACCCTAGGAGGCTACTGGGGAGGCCTCCTCGGCCTCCGCAGCAGAGGGGCGACAATCTGGGTTAAGTCTGGCGATATCATGCACAAGACGAGCCTGGCCTACGCTGAGGCCTAGAGCTTAATGTATTCATGAAGGCTTCTCCTCCCTTTCGAGAGCCCTTGAGAGTACGAGAGACCTAGCGAGGCTGACGGAGGCTGATAGCAGCGCGAGGCCTATCAGGGCGGCGAGCAGGCTGGCGGCGACCCTCGGCTCCTCGAGTGTTATGAGGCTGAGCGCGTTTCCGAAGAAGTAGAGTGAAAGAGCCGCGAATAACATTGCAAGCCCAATAGCAACTATCTCGGGTAGCCTACCCTCAAGCCTTCTAGACAACCCGGGGCCATCCCCAAACGAACCCTAGTGGGAGTATGGGTAAATATCTTAGCAGCTCCTGTAAACCGCCGTTCCCAACGGGGTGGAGGGCGTCAGCCAGGGGTTCGAGCCTCACCAGGACCCAAGACGCCCCAGACCGGGCGTCTGAGCCCCTCGGTAGCGGCAGACTTCATCAAAGCCCTCCTGTCACGCTCTACCCGGTTTTATGTGTAGCGGGCTAGGGGCTTTTGCCCACAGAGTCTACTACCCCCTGGCGGACAGGTTTATGAGGTATGTGATGAACTGTGCTGCAATAGAGGGCAGGACTAGGAAGCCAAGTATTATACCGTATAGGGGGCCGGCGTCGAACTCCACTGTGACGCTAGCCCCCTCTGCAGCGTATTCTAGGTTAACAACCCCTTCACCCACCAGCGCCATCGTGAGTATAAAGCCTAGGAGAAGGGCTGAGGACCTGAATACGGGTTCTAGAACCGTGCCTTTCAGCCCTCTCGCCGCTATCACAAGGAGGTAAATCGCCAGTACAAGTGTGCCAGCCCCACTGAGACCCATCCCCCCCTGAGGTAGGGATATGAGGCCGGGCAGCACGACCGCGAATATAAGCACTACGGCCGCCAGGTCTAGAAGACCTATGGCGGCGGCCCTGGCAAACCTTAACAGCCATCCCAGGACCTCGTCCCTAGCCATAGACCCTAGCCTCCTGCAGTCTCGACCCCTATGTCTAGCCTTAACCTGTAGAGCCCCGCTATCCTGGCCTCGAAAACAATGTCCTCCACGGATTCTGCAGCTCCGGGGGGCAGCTCTACCTCAATGTAACCCCCAGGCCCGAGGTCCTCGGGGCCACCCTGGTAAGACTGCCCGTCTGCAATGATTATTAGGCGTGCGCCAGAGAGTTCCACGGACCCGCTGTACTCAAGCCTAACAACTAGAGCTCCCCCCCTCTCATAATAGTCAAGCTGGAAAGCCCCCTCGTTGACGTCGGCGGCGAAGTCATAGAGCGGGGCGGCAGCAATGGCTGTGAGCAACAGCCCTGAAGCGAATATAAACAGCTCGAGGATCCTCATCCCCCACCCCCTCTGGATCTAGGGGCAATTCACCCCCGCTCCCGGGGGCATCCTCTAAAGAGATCTACACCCCTAGAGAGCACTACCGAGCCCGCTGCCAACGCTATGGCGAGGAAGGCCACCCTGACAAGCATGTCTATCAGGATGCTGCTATTCACCGTTATCGCCTCCGCTATACTAGCGGCAGGCTCCACGTTCACCCTGAAACTCCTGTAAGCGTCGTAGGCTGTGTAGAAGACGAACCCGACCATGGCGAGCCCAAGTATTATGAGGAGTGCACCCACGCCGACGGAGGCGATATTGCCCAGCAAAATGTAGGCCACCAAGGCTCAATTGGTGGAGAGGAGGTGTTGAAAAGGCTTTAGCCCCGGATACAGTCCTCTGGCTTAGCGTTGATGATCTAAACCCTATTACCACCTCACCTTCTCGACGCAGGTATCTCCTCAGGCTCGTAGTCCTCAAGTGTACCGTCTAGGTACTCCCTATAGCCTTGTAGATCTAGGAGGCCGTGGCCGCTAAGGTTGAAAGCTATCACTACCCTCCTACCCTCATCCCTCGCCTTGATTGCCTCGTCTATCGCGGCCTTCACCGCATGAGCACTCTCAGGAGCCGGCACTATACCCTCTGCCTTCGCGAACATGTGTGCCGCCCTGAACACCTCTCGCTGGTGGTAGGCCCTCGCCTCCACTATGCCGTGCTTTAGAAGCACGCTTAGAGTGGGCGCTACACCGTGGTACCTCAGCCCCCCGGCGTGTATAGGGGGGACCTGGTATGTGTGGCCTAGGGTGTGCATCTTGAGGAGGGGTGTGAGCCCCGCTGTATCGCCGTAGTCGTACGTGTAGACTCCCCGCGTCATGCTAGGGCTTGCCTTAGGCTCTACCGCTATGAACCTGGTGGAGCTTGAGCCCTTTAGCCTGTGCCTTATGAAGGGGTAGGTGAAGCCCGCGAAGTTGCTGCCCCCGCCCACGGCGCCTATCATTATGTCTGGGTAGACACCCGCCTCTCTGAACTGCTTCTCAGCCTCAAGGCCTATCACTGTCTGGTGGAGGAGGACATGGTTAAGCACGCTGCCTAGGCTGTACTTAGCGTTACCACCGCTGTTGATAACGTCCTCTATAGCCTCGCTTATCGCTATCCCCAGGCTTCCAGGGTGGTTGGGGTTCTCGGCGAGAAGCTTTCTCCCAAACTCTGTTTTATCGCTTGGGCTCGGGTAGACCTCAGCCCCGTAAAGCTCCATCAGCGTCCGCCTATAGGGCTTCTGGAGGTAGCTCACCCTCACCATGTACACTCTAACCTTCACGCCGAAGTAGGCTCCAGCGGCTGAGAGGGCCGACCCCCATTGGCCGGCTCCAGTCTCGGTGACCAGCCTCTCAACCCCCTCCAGCTTGTTGTAGTACGCTTGGGCTAGCGCCGTGTTTATCTTGTGGCTCCCCGTGGGGGTTACACCCTCGTACTTATAGTAGATTTCCGCGGGCGTATTCAGCGCTCTCTCCAGGTTAACTGCTCTAAGGAGGGGGGTTGGCCTCCTGGCGAACGATATGTAGGCTTCGTGGACTTCGCCGGGTATCTCGATATACCTCTCCCTACTGACCTCCTGCTCTATCAACGCTTTTGGAAAGAGCTTGGCGAGGGCTGACGGGTCCACTGGCTCCCCTGTCTTGGGGTTCAGAGGGGGAGGAACCTCCTCTGGGAGGTCTGGGAGGATGTTGTACCAGGATGTGGGGACCTCCTCTATGGAGAGGTCGAACCTGTACCTAGCTAAATCCATTGGCGCCGCATCATCCTCGACCGGGTTGGAGGATAGTTGTGTCTACCCCCATTTAAGCGTTTCCCCGTCCTACTTGTGTGTGTATATCACCCTGTAGACCCCGTCTTCCACGCTGTCCACCCTCACAAAACCGTACCTTACAAACTGTAGGCGGCTGTCAACCCCATAGCCCCTAATAGCGTCCTCAGCGTAGCCCTGGTGCCTCCTGAGCTCCAGCTCGACGGGCTCGAGTACCTCTACGCTAGCTTCTCCGCCCTTCTTCACCCATTGTACTATAGGTAGCTTCATTCTCCTCGCATACTCGAGGCTGGGATCCACCTCCCTCAATATGCCTTGGCTGACGGTGAAGTTTGATAGGCCCATGAGCCTCAGTTGCCTACCCTCTACTGCGTCCTCCCTTGTGAGGAGAACCTTGTCCCCCGTGCACAAGGTTATCCTCCTCTTCCTCTGGGGGCGGCTCGGGTGGAACGGTATCTCCGCGGCTCTGCACTCCACCTGGGCCAGCTCGACCTCCATCTCAACGGGGTCTTCGACATACATTATCCTGTCCGCCCGCTCGTCCAGCAGCTTCCTATTAGCGGCCGCCAGGTTTGCCCAGCTTATTGTAGCGTCCGTGGGCTTGACCCCCACCTCGAGTATTATCTGTCTTATGGCCTCCGCCAGCACACCCCTCCTCCTCAGCCCGGCTATCGTGCCGAAGCGGGGGTCGTCGTAGCCCATGAACTCTCCTGGCCTCTCTTCGAGGAGCTTTCTTATCTTGCTCTTGCTCAGTATAAACCCCTCCAGCTTTAGCCTGCCGAAGTGGATGAAGTACGGCGGCCTCCAGCCCATACACCTGTAGACGGCAAGCTGCTTCTCGGTGTTCAGCTGGTGCTCCTTACCCCTGAGCACGTGGGTTATCTCCATCATGTGGTCGTCGACGCTGACGGCGAAGTTATAGGTCGGCCACACCAGGTACCTGCTCCCCACGAGGGGGTGGGGGTGTTTCTCCGTGTCTATAATCCTCATGGCCACCCAGTCCCTCAGGCTGGGGTTGGGGTGGCGCGGGTCCGTCTTCATCCTCACAACAGCCTCCCCCTCGTAAAACTCTCCTTCAAGCATCTTCTCAAACAGCTCCAGATTATCCTCGGGGCCAAGATCCCTGGTCGGACAATACTCTCCACGCGAGAGCAGCTCCTTACCCTCTCTCCCACAGTTGTCGACGTAGGCGCACCCCCGCTCTATAGCCCTTCTGGCTACGCTGTAGAAGACCTCCATCCTGAGGCTCTGGATGTACTCCTCGTCCCAGGAAACGCCAAGCCACTTGAGGTCCTGGCGGATGAGGTCGTACGCCTCCCGTAGGGGAGTCTTTGTCCTAGGGTCTGTGTCTTCGAACCGCAGCACCATCCTCCCCTTATACATCCTGGCGTACTCGTGGTTCACTATGGCCGGCCTAGCGTTGCCCATGTGTATCACAAAGTCTGGGTTGGGGGCGAACCTCAGCTTGACCCTGCCTTCCACGGCCCCGGGCAGCGGGGGTAGGCCTTTATCGCCTTTCTCGCGCTGCTCTTCAAACCTCGCTAGCTCCGGATACTGTTCTGAGAGGAGCCTCTTCTGCTCGCCAGCAGGCATGCTGTTCACCTGCTCCACGACCCTTGCAGCCAGGGAGGCTATCTCCCTCGCCCTACTCCTAAGCTCAGGATGGTCCCCTAGGAGCATTGACATGACGCTCCCGACGCTAGCCCTCCCGCCATGCTTTACAGCATCCCTCAGAGCATACCCTAGAAGCAGCCTCTCTAAATCCTCCGAACCCAACCTGTTGACCCCAGAAGCTATCGGTTAGCCCTCGGGATCCCTTATACATGGGTGCCATGGAGTTGGCGGGGCATAGCCTCTCTGAGGGTGTGTGGCTAGAGTTTGTCGCAGCCCCCTGCGGGGAGAGGTACACCATGCCCCTGGGGGTCATGGGCTCGGGTGGGGCTTGGAGGTTCAGGCTCTACCCGGGCGTCGGCCTGTTATCTATAGCGGAGTCGAGGGGCTGGAGGCTGGATCTCAGGCTCCTCACACCCCTAGACCCCCTCGCCTATATGGAGAGCTATCTACACCGCCTAGAGGAGAGGCTCTCCTACCGGGGCGGCTGTCCTGAGCCTGATCCCGCCCTCGGATCCTGGTACGCCTGCCCAGCTGTGAAGGAGGGTGTGGAGGATGGGGCGGTGTGGTTCAGGTGCAAGAGCCTCAGGCCTCTGGCCAGCGCGCCGCAGCACCCCTACTACAGGGCGTACGGCTGCTTCGTGGAGCTCCTTATAGCTGCCACGAAGGCCAGGGCTGGTTTCAGGGAGTATCTGGGGCTGGAATTAGGCGTGCTGGGCAGGAGCCTCTACGCCTGTGTGGAGAAGAGCGCGCCCGGGAGGAGGGATCTAGTGGAGGCGGCCCAGCTTGCCCTGCAGGATCTTCTACAGGCTGCTGGAGAGGCTTGAGCCCCTAGAAGCCGTATACACTGGGGTAGTGGAGACCGTCATGGGCCACCCTCGCCATAGGGAGACGGCGGCCCAGCTGAGGGCTAGTGCAGACCCTCTCGAGACCTGTGAAGCCTTGGCCTGGCTCCTAGAGCTGGTTGAGGGTAGGAGGGTATGCATCATAGGGCCGCGTGCAGGTGGCCAGGAGGGGGGTAGCGGCTGCGAGGTCCTAGCCGGCCCGGAGGCCGCCGTCCTCTGGGCTGCCAGCCGGGGTGTGAGGCTACACTATACAACCGGGGATGGGGACCTCGACCCGCTGCTAGCCTCCTCCATACAGGCCTACACTCGAGTTTACATCCTCCACCTCCACGGCGACAACTGGTGGGTGACAACGCCCTGGAGGATAGCGGGCTTCATGAGAGCCTACTCTAGCCAGGTGCGGCCAGCCGCTCCAAACCCAGTACTAGCTCCTCTGGGCTACACGGACGGCGACCGCGCCGCGGTTCTAGCCATGGCCCTGGAGGCCGAGTCCATAGTTTTCCAGGGCTTCTGGGGCCAGCCCCTGGCACGCCACAAATCCTGGGAGGGTTCGCGCGGCGTCAAGGCTTTGAAGCTGAAGCTAGCGCGGAG from Aeropyrum pernix K1 encodes:
- the mptA gene encoding GTP cyclohydrolase MptA; translation: MDVQDLKPPKPLYLERVGFRGVRRRALLETPEGPVTLDLELDVFVDLDRSKRGVHLSRNIEAVEAVVSERRARSIEGLLRSIAKELLSRHGYAEKATVRARTRYYIDLEAAGVKGREPVDVAVTVSLTRSGGERWRVAVSVKGMTVCPSAQSTIAEAEGISDPSRAPSHSQKVLLKGTVDTGKVMVRIEDLARALLQSFSAPTFTLLKKPQEARLILEAFTRPMFVEDVVREAAWRIAAIPYIPGEALLQVEAVSLESIHPHDLVAMLRSRVSEVRSLASRSV
- a CDS encoding phosphotransferase; the encoded protein is MTAIAYHGIVDAESQREVMEALLRGAAGLDVECTHPIVSVEEVSLEGAGPRSLSYRLLSRPYGLLAAKVYRRPPPVDREWLLLRFLAASSLPLVPRPLCRASLEGRTYMVVHEYVEGVPAATLFIEAAKQSLKTGVATVPSEAGALGVAVAAIHSALASCRESWCMPEEPTEAMVERWMSRLAIRASMIEDLARGLPADEARIVYDAASALRQLHQREWRGLLGGVAMQTHGDLHLYQVLVSRSGRIVVTDFEGEPSRQPAGAMEKEHPERDLAALLRSLDYASVLAAQALGGRTVESAIETARGELRGWVEASYRIVEASYVDTLSRAGLPGEVSRERLAFWLVERASYEIVYELKYRTGYHLIPATALLEALEGGLDWLAR
- a CDS encoding DUF2797 domain-containing protein, with product MAGPIVPRAVYKDLIPRGLRRVSVATLGGRESFDIEYYVVEVRGLIAHKPPTPDAELIGVEVGLEIAPRPWVEMCRWHSGPLDRPDDPLSRIYCTSPAQGFCRQHRRSERALYDECFGSQGERGLWACKALDETASMEYAVYLTAFYSPSAPVKVGVTRRFRLLERVAEQPHIAATAVAFLDSAYKARLLEIEIGRRGIARQSTRKTRIARYIRRMEPLIALRRAAEEASSLAGENWGGKLFAIEPPGSISDPAQPRPGLKFTLGGYWGGLLGLRSRGATIWVKSGDIMHKTSLAYAEA
- a CDS encoding TrpB-like pyridoxal phosphate-dependent enzyme; the protein is MDLARYRFDLSIEEVPTSWYNILPDLPEEVPPPLNPKTGEPVDPSALAKLFPKALIEQEVSRERYIEIPGEVHEAYISFARRPTPLLRAVNLERALNTPAEIYYKYEGVTPTGSHKINTALAQAYYNKLEGVERLVTETGAGQWGSALSAAGAYFGVKVRVYMVRVSYLQKPYRRTLMELYGAEVYPSPSDKTEFGRKLLAENPNHPGSLGIAISEAIEDVINSGGNAKYSLGSVLNHVLLHQTVIGLEAEKQFREAGVYPDIMIGAVGGGSNFAGFTYPFIRHRLKGSSSTRFIAVEPKASPSMTRGVYTYDYGDTAGLTPLLKMHTLGHTYQVPPIHAGGLRYHGVAPTLSVLLKHGIVEARAYHQREVFRAAHMFAKAEGIVPAPESAHAVKAAIDEAIKARDEGRRVVIAFNLSGHGLLDLQGYREYLDGTLEDYEPEEIPASRR
- a CDS encoding glutamate--tRNA ligase, which encodes MGSEDLERLLLGYALRDAVKHGGRASVGSVMSMLLGDHPELRSRAREIASLAARVVEQVNSMPAGEQKRLLSEQYPELARFEEQREKGDKGLPPLPGAVEGRVKLRFAPNPDFVIHMGNARPAIVNHEYARMYKGRMVLRFEDTDPRTKTPLREAYDLIRQDLKWLGVSWDEEYIQSLRMEVFYSVARRAIERGCAYVDNCGREGKELLSRGEYCPTRDLGPEDNLELFEKMLEGEFYEGEAVVRMKTDPRHPNPSLRDWVAMRIIDTEKHPHPLVGSRYLVWPTYNFAVSVDDHMMEITHVLRGKEHQLNTEKQLAVYRCMGWRPPYFIHFGRLKLEGFILSKSKIRKLLEERPGEFMGYDDPRFGTIAGLRRRGVLAEAIRQIILEVGVKPTDATISWANLAAANRKLLDERADRIMYVEDPVEMEVELAQVECRAAEIPFHPSRPQRKRRITLCTGDKVLLTREDAVEGRQLRLMGLSNFTVSQGILREVDPSLEYARRMKLPIVQWVKKGGEASVEVLEPVELELRRHQGYAEDAIRGYGVDSRLQFVRYGFVRVDSVEDGVYRVIYTHK